From the genome of Candidatus Caldatribacterium sp., one region includes:
- a CDS encoding iron-containing alcohol dehydrogenase: MELSYMVWYIPTRIVFGKGVAAQIGEYVREFGNTCFLVIDPALDNKGLGEEIASLLKEKGIGVVKYSDIPPNPPCSCVDRASEIARQEGCNVVVGVGGGSTIDVAKGVAVVAKNAGECWDYVKRRETGQRTIVDTLPIIAVPSTAGTGSEVTPYAVFTNPLVREKGTIVSDKIFPKVALVDPTLTVSMPPRLTASTGVDAFAHAIESYINVKSNYYSELIALEAMKLIFWALPVAFSNGIDESARSKMLWASTLAGIAIANVGPCLPHALGQAVGGLTGAAHGETVAACLPEVLAFTFIAIIEKLGRVAETIEPSFRSLPLWTRAERALELVRNLLRCIGLELRFRDLGLKESDIEGVANAALKAYFWDIEAHPRRVGKDDILKICKDCY; this comes from the coding sequence GTGGAACTTAGTTACATGGTTTGGTACATTCCCACAAGAATCGTGTTCGGAAAAGGTGTAGCAGCACAGATTGGTGAATATGTTAGGGAATTCGGGAACACATGCTTTTTGGTTATTGATCCTGCCTTGGACAACAAAGGCTTGGGGGAAGAAATAGCTTCCCTCCTGAAGGAAAAGGGTATAGGAGTGGTAAAGTACAGCGACATTCCTCCTAATCCTCCTTGTTCCTGCGTGGATAGGGCATCAGAGATAGCGAGGCAAGAGGGGTGCAATGTAGTCGTAGGAGTGGGTGGAGGCAGTACAATTGACGTTGCCAAGGGAGTTGCTGTTGTTGCTAAGAATGCGGGAGAGTGTTGGGACTATGTTAAAAGGAGGGAGACGGGTCAGAGGACAATAGTAGACACTTTGCCAATCATAGCTGTTCCCTCAACAGCTGGAACTGGTTCAGAGGTCACTCCTTACGCTGTATTCACTAATCCACTAGTCCGGGAAAAAGGGACAATCGTCAGTGATAAGATTTTCCCCAAGGTGGCTTTGGTGGACCCAACTCTTACTGTCTCCATGCCCCCAAGACTTACTGCTTCGACCGGAGTAGATGCCTTTGCACACGCTATAGAATCCTATATAAACGTAAAATCCAATTACTATTCCGAGTTAATAGCTCTAGAGGCTATGAAGCTAATCTTTTGGGCTTTACCTGTGGCTTTCTCAAACGGAATAGACGAGAGCGCAAGGTCCAAGATGCTATGGGCGAGCACACTAGCTGGAATAGCAATCGCAAATGTAGGTCCCTGTCTACCTCACGCTCTAGGACAAGCGGTAGGAGGGCTTACTGGAGCGGCTCATGGTGAGACAGTAGCGGCGTGTCTCCCGGAAGTTCTGGCTTTTACATTCATCGCAATTATCGAAAAACTGGGGAGAGTGGCGGAAACTATAGAACCCTCTTTTAGATCCCTACCACTGTGGACAAGAGCCGAGAGGGCCTTAGAGCTTGTAAGAAATTTGCTGAGATGCATAGGTTTGGAACTCCGATTCAGAGACCTAGGATTAAAGGAAAGTGATATCGAGGGGGTGGCTAATGCTGCCTTGAAGGCCTACTTCTGGGACATAGAAGCGCATCCACGAAGGGTAGGGAAAGATGATATTCTCAAAATTTGTAAG